Within Malus domestica chromosome 04, GDT2T_hap1, the genomic segment CTTCAAATAGGTATGGTTGTGTTCTAGATTTCAAGAgcttcaaatatatataaaattcgtgaattttggttgagaattgagggagatattaaggttttaaaattttttagttTCCGACGTAACAGACGGCGGCCTGCGGCGAAGCCACCAAAGAAGaaggggaatattccgtcaactttgacggaatatactGACGACGTCAGGTAACTCCATTAGTTTTTAAAcggaatattttaatatttaacagaatattccctaatgcTGTTAGGGATTCCTTAAGTGTGTCAAGTACGTGCATGCTCGTGGCCATCGTGTGAGGGCGCGTgagacataaaaaaaaaacttctaaaaatatggggatgctcGCAGTGTTGAGTAAACCACGATGGTATGttcaaacaccccaattgagcaacgtatgagaagttattacacgattttggttatgtgcttaaaattaacgttaaattagttgtttcgcatataggtgagatgtTTCCGGAGGACGAGAGTAGCTAGGtgagactcgggggttacgatcctgctacatactagtgagtgggtttttggttttctatatatacgtatatatgttttccattttcccataaattgttttaaatggatttacatttttttaatgccatgtcaattgcattacattttagtatatgcattagtataaatatgcatattattgcacGACGCTGCGGTtgcccaggtaagcttcaggtgagtgcatattgatgatagtgattgcagtgtgtatggttatgtttagatgcatttagtgctcattatcctacaccctggtgttagtgctccacCTGAGGctagggcctagccttcacatAATCGTTCACCTCCAGcgccatatgctcaccttggatccaaggtaggtgccattctgtcgtacataccacattaggtggttccgactcgtagatgACTTACGATACTTTgtacagccttcacgtgatcggagcacttgagcgtatctaTTTACACCCACCCTGTCGTAAAAACCACATtaagtggttctgactcgtgtgcaggaattgGTAGATAAGCTATAGGttcagtcgtacatgtcacgttaggtgactccggctgacgtATCaatttacattgatttatttcacctggcttacttatttcattgccgagatacttgacatggcatatacttggttttcactactctcgagcatgatttctacctacgtatgtattattattttctgggaaaattatacgggttttacgatgaggggttattatttttggaaagagaaatggtttaaagagctttgtttttgccaattcacgttttttgttttgcgcccctccaggttttagttagACGTACgtgttggtggcttacgaggacTCTATGACGGTTCTGATAAACTTCAAATAATGTAGGAATTTCCTTCATGTCTTGTATAATTAATATTTAGCTGGATGGACTGCATCTATGTTACCTACGCTTTGAGTACTTGCATTACTACTTTAAACACCTCTTCACActtttatagttatcttagtgtaaattagttagttttggtttttaattactcaCATTTTCATCACTTTCACTTCTGCTCTGTGCTcatggttacgtcaccctcacgtcaTTTTACTCTCAATTCCCcttacaattttttgtttataaattatgaTTAAATGATTAAATTGATGTCTTGCAATTTCTCTTAACTATTGcctaatttgttttagtttgtaaAATTAGCATATATATACTATGCAACggtttcaaaatatgaaaactcGTCAAGgacaattattttaattattaggAATATGTAATATTATCAATGCTAtgttattttgaattttggttACTTTTCATATATATACTATGATGTTTTGGTTAACAGTTTTGTGAGAGGCCCTTCTAACCCGAAATCCTAACTTCGCCATTGTTCGGCAACGTCCTGATCTCGAACTACGTCCGGTACGACTTCGATTATTCGGCGATGATCCAGTATAAGCTAGCCTACAAACGCAGATTTAGATTGAATAGCTGGGGTTCTAGCGGGAAGGTGcctgtttggattaaaactgGAACTTTGGACTTAAAAGGAAGTTAGCCCAGAAGAAGGTATAGAATGAAGGAAGCCCAATGCTCAGCCGAAGCCTAGAAGGCGGAAGAAGCCTTTTTCCAGACTAAGTGCAGATCACTTgagccacttgctcacctacctagaAGTCAAGTTGTGTAGactagccagctaatcagcccaaaagtactttacaatggcagtacaagtaaaaagctgatgagtcactacccttcagcCGTATTCAGGCAAGATCGATGCTGCAGGCAGCTAAGCCAAATCATCTataaaaagggaaagagaaatcagagataagaacactcaatcaaacaaacaaatacacaaactctgctcaagccagatttgcatacgaagctgtagtcagcaccaagccttcatcattttcaggatcaaccttcaccaaaagcctttgtaaaagctctgctaccttgtctgaatcttgctgtagtatcgattccctcatgtaaactcatctcccaatTTCCTCTTCTAGCACTCAAAccctttgtaaatcacaaataaaggaagttgcaagacgatcagccttgcccgaccctctttgttttgtcttctcattcataaatctagtaatatgatgtatacttccatctgtatccaagttatttctaacAAGTTTATGATTAAAAGGCTTATTGGTTCTTGGATCTGGTCGGTTTAATGGTACCCAACCATGCAAAAGATAAAGTTGGAATCCGCACTCATAGCTTGACCAGATCTAAGTTTTAACCTTTCAGGCATACAAGATTTATCaatcaaaagtccttggtctcaaggcataaaaaagaactttatgtggacttaacccatccacgacaatccttgataacaagaagtccgaagttacttggggtgcaagtaatcagcctatttcttagttttacttctattatattatgattgccacagaacgcttgagtatagaattaattctgatgggaaacctcaaggcctatacttaaggccctacaaaggcacctatctgGGTTCGttctgctcttcgggctcgGGTGATTAAAGTATAACAGTTGTAAAACTTCTGCAATAATGAAACAACCACTATATGTTCGAGTCCTTGGTTAAGTTTTGATTGCgaacctcaaggcctacacctaaggccctacaaaggcacatttcatagCTAACTTGGTCTCTCGGGCATAtacaattaaactaaacatctgttttacatctgtcatgctaaagatggcagtggcacgcctgaacacctaaagttaattttgattgtgagcctcaaagcctacacttaaggccccacaaagccACCTTTCAGAATTAACTCTGTCATTCTCTTACAGCCGCCAATAAACAGAAGCTTGACAGATAagatcaaccggcgccaacctcttggggagctgtgtgctcgttgaCCAGGAAACGTCCCCATCGGAAATTCCTCtagacgaacatagttttggcacgcttAGTGGGACCCTTGATCAAATCTTACTTGTCAAAGAAATATGTCAAAAATACCTGAAGATTTTAAAAGGTCGGTTGTTccagaaaatataattaatgaagACTTGCAAACTACTTTGTTGCAAATGTTGCAAAGATTGGAAAACGCCTCTGTAGGCTTCAAAAGGAAAACAGACCTGGTTATGGGACCAACTATTCCCATATCTTTACCTTTACTTGGGGAAAAAGATgatggggaagaagaaagaaaaaagcttGAGGCCAGCCAGCCAGATGAAGAAATGACCTTGGTAAAAAATCCACCTAGCCCATTAATATTCTTACAAAAAAATCAGCGGCAAGTCGAACCAATGGTGGACAAGCATGCAGATCCCTTTTTAGAGGCCCCAGTAAATATGATTAATTTAGCATGGGCCGAGAAGGGGAAAGGAAAGGTTGCAAGGGAGACAGAAGAAGAAAGGCCGGCTGACAAATCCATAAAATGGGTGATCAAATTGCCCGAACATCAAAAAAGAGCCATAATCAAAGGGATGGTTCTGTGCAGTGGAtgccaatgcgagtgtgagctCGAAATACCGCCAGCAGGAGTCCTCATTGATCATGAGCTGATCAGGaggaaagaagaataagaaagaaaagaagccCGAGAGAAAGCTAGGCGGACAACAGGAAGAGATACTTCTCGAAGTGTTTTTCAGCGGTTGGGAGGGGATTCCCAACCTAGAGCTTTATCAGAAGTGTTTCGAAATCATGAAGCTTCTGAGGAGGCGGAAGACAAGGAGGCCAAAGGTCTAAAAAAGAGGGAGATAGGGCATCTTCAATATGGCCATACAagaagagaagtaaaaagaaatgATAGGATAACAAATCCTGTCAAAAAGGATAATCCTGCTCGTctcgggcgaaaatggtacGTGGTTGGAAAAAATGGGCAACCCGCCGAACAAATGGGTGCCTCCATGATTAGAAGGGTCCAGAGGCAGCATAAAGCTTACATGAACTCTTTAAAGACTCCTTCAATGTCTGAAGCTTCCAAGaatcaaaagtttgaaaaaaacaTCATCTGGGGGAAGTAGTCAGTTCCACTGGAGGAGtaaaaaagaggtggagaaGGTTAATAGCAAAACAGAAGGCAAAGGAAACCATGTACCACAAAGCCTACACCCTGGGAAGTACAGGATCTTGAGGAAAGCTCAAGAAGATATGATAATGATGCCAACTCCCGGATGGAGGACAAAAcctatttgttttggaactgTTTCGCCCGAAAGAAGACTCATTTCTATATCATTGGTGGATCATTTCGACGAAATGCCAAAACAGATACCAGATTCGGGCATAAATCAACAGGAGGGGGCACCAGAACCACTACTCCTAGAAGATGCGATGGCCTGGTTAGATGAGTTTATGGGCCAAATCGGGAGTAAGAAAGAAGACTTTCCAGAGCCGAGCACTTTTCATATTAACATGACGTATATGTTATCCGCCATGTTTGGTGCCGAGCCTGATCAGCCCGCCACTATGGAAGGTGACTATTTGACAGCGGAGCCAATGATGGCCCATGTCAGTGTTGAAGTAGTTGGAAATGGAGAGTTGGGAAAAGCTGAATCATCCGAGACATCCAAGGATGTCCATTAAAGATCTATACAGATAAAATGGTGTTCAACCGCCCAAACATGTTGCTAGTCAACCATCTTAAGCCAATATATGTTGCAGCTCATTTGGAAGGGGTGCCCTCCAAAAGGGTTTTGATTGATGGTGGAGCGGCTGTTAACATATTACCagccaagcaaatgaagaagatggggaGAAGTGTAGAAGATCTCATTCCCATGGACCTCACGGTTTCGAGCTTCTCAAGCGCTATCACCaaaactcatgggatattgcaTTTAGAAATGGACTTGGGGTCCAAACAAATCATGCCGGTGTTCTTTGTGGTGGATTGCACTTCCACCTATGGAGCATTACTCGGAAGGGATTGGATCCATCAAAGTCTCACCATACCCTCCACTCTATATCAGCAAGTTGATGTTTACCATGAGGCAGGGACGGAGGGACCGGGCTTTTGGGGGATGGTGGAGGTTGAATCATGGCCATTTCTCCCTACCACCAATGTTGTAGAGgcaagtttctacaatcccaatGTAGGAATTCTGCAATGTTCAGGAGCAGATaagaacggccgccctaccaaggtaACGACCCAAAAACTCTTAGAACAATGAATGCTCCTCACTAGAGAGGAATGAGATAGACCCTGCATCGTCCCAACATCCCAACACCATCAATGacagaacaaaagaaaaaggatcaGGTAATGGCAGTCAGGTCTCTGATCAAAAGATTGTTGGTGTATGAGAGATGAAGAAAGCAAGAAATGGAGCTCTTAGAAAAAAGAAGAGCATGAATGGCAGCTAGGAACTCCGACCAGCCAGGATAAAAGTAGAGAAGAGTTTTGCGGAGAAGAATTGGATGCAGCCATACGAATGGCCAAATGCATATATGACTTGGATGggccagacgacttgcctgaaaGCCCGGagttagttgaatttttgtgcgCAGAGCCTGACAAGCCACCACTAGAAGTTCAGGATCCTTTGGAAGTCATTGATTTAGGGACAGAAAGAGATCCAAGACCTATACAAATCAGTGGCTTGTTAAAGACTAACGATCGGGCAAAGATTGTCTGTCTTCTgcaagaatttaaagattgttttgcttggcattatactgagatgccaggtttagattCAACCTTGGTGGAACACAGAATGGCCATTAAggagggatataaacctgtTAAATAAGCGCTACAAAGGATGTcaaaagaaatagaagaaaaggtcaaagaGGAAATTGAAAGACTAGTAAAAGCTGGATTTATTAGACCTGCCAAATATGTGGAGTGGTTGGCTAACATTGTACCCATTTTAAAAGCCATAACAAAAGCAGTATGATGTTGTGTTtattacagaaatattaatggcgctACACCAAAAAATGAATATCCCATGCTCATGGCTGATCTATCTATAGATGCAATGGCAAGACataaagtcttatcttttatggatggaaatgatGGGTAAAAGCAGATAAAGATGGCCCAGGAAGATATACacaaaacagcttttaggtgtcccGGGCATGTGAGGGCATATGAATACctagtcatgccattcgggctcaagaatgctggtgcaacctatcaaagggcaatgaatgccatctttcatgatTTGATTGGCCAGAACATGGAGGTGTATATCGATGATATCGTGGTGAAATCCAAAACAGAAGAGCAACATCTGACAGACCTCAGACAAGCTTTGACAAGGATGATGACCCATAAACTaaaaatgaatccaaagaagtgcgcGTTTGGAGTGAGAGCGGGTAACTTCTTGGGATTTATGGTTCATCAAAAAGGTGTAGAAGTGGACAAGAACAAGTctcgggcaataatggagtcaCCTTCGCCCACCAACAAGGTGCAACTTCAGAGGCTGCTaggcaaaattaatttcttaaggagattcattgctaatttagcGGGTAAGATCCAGCCGCTGACTCCTCTGTTGAGACTgaagaataaagaaaattttgagtGGGAACCACCACACCAAAAGGCTTTTGACAGCATAAAAGTctatttgacttctccaccagtgttggtaccacctcaaaggggaaaaccTTAAAACTATATATCTCTGTTTTAGAGAAATCAATCGGGAGTTTACTAGCCCAAAACAATGAAGGCGGGAAAGAACAGACGatgtactacctcagtagaattctgactgaggtagaaacaagatactCCCCAGTAGAAAGATTATGCCTAGCTCTGTATTTCACTGCTAGTAAGttgaggcattacatgttaccttgtcacgtgcacatcattgccaaaacagatgtgataaagtatatGTTGTCAAAACTAATGCTAACAggaaggattgggaagtggattctagcattatcagagTTCAGTTTTCAATATGTACCCCAAAGGGTGGTCAAGGGCCAATCAATTGCCGACTTCTTGACAGAGCATCAAGAGTCTCAAGATGAGATTATCAATATCCAGAGGACCCTGGAGGTGACTAGTGTTTGGATCTCACCAGGCAAGGGCATCTCGGGCAAAGAAGAGTGGGTCcaacaagaaataaaaagagtAACTGGCATATGGATTACTCCTTGAAGGCTGTATTTTAATGGTTCTTGCACTCAGAAGGCTTTTGGAGCTGAGATTGTCATCATAAATCCTCAAAGGGTTCACCAATATTACTCGTTCCTCCTAGATTACCAAGGGAGCACCAACAATCGGGCAGAATATGAAGCTTTAATAATTGGCTTGGAAATCTTGATAGATTTGGGAGCAATGAAGGTAGAGGTGTTTAGTGATTCAGAGTTAGTAATAAACCAGCTAAATGGAGAATACAAGTGTAGACACATCACCATGGCTGGGTATTATTTGGCGGCTATGCAATTGTTGAGCTACTGGGATTCGAATATATCGGTTAATTATGTCCCCAGGGGATCCAATCTGGCAGCCAATGAGATGGCACAAGTAGCCTCAGGAGTACCAATCTAGGAAAGGAAATATGGAGTAGATGTTGAGATTCAAAGAAGAAATCTTTCTTCTATCCTAGAAAGGGGATTCGGTCTAGATGTAATGGTTCTAGAAACCGATATGAAAGACTGGAGATCGCCTATCATTCATCATTTAAAAGATCATTTTTCACCCACAAGTAAGAAAAATAGACAGCAAGCAACtaagtatgtcttatgggcgaaGAACCCGCTAAGGAAAACTCTAGATGGGCTACTATTGAAATGCCTAGGCCAAGAGGAATCTATGAGagtaatggccgaagtacatgaaggaataTGCAAGGCAGATCAAGCTGGAACGAAGATGAGGTGGTTACTTAGGAGGTATGGGTATTTCTGGCCCGACGTAGAAAAAGATTGCAAGTCCTACGCCCGAGGTTATGAATAATGTCAAAGGCATGGACCCCTCCAACATGTGCCTTCAGTACCTTTAAATCTAGTGGTTAAGCCTTGGCCCTTCAGAGGGTAGGCAATGGACTTCATCAGGCAGATTTATCCAGCTTCTAGCAAGGGGCATACTTTCATAATTGTGGCgacggattacttcaccaatggGTAGAAGCATTGGCTGTAAAGACCATAACCTCAACTGCAGTCAAGAAATTTATTGAGACCAAGATTTTGCACAGGTTTGGGGTGCCCGAAACTATAGTCATAGAtcgtgggccatcttttatttcaaaagaagttgaagaatttgcaaacaaatacaaaataaagatggtCCAGTCTAGTCTTTATTACCTTCAGTCAAATGGCCAGGCAGAGGCCAGCAACAAGATTTTGAtaaacattatcaaaagaatggtgaCAGATAGTCCGGAAATGTGGCATGAAAAGCTAAGGaatactttgtgggcatacCGAACCTCTAAGAGGGCAGGAACGGGGACAACTCTTTATGTTTTgactttcgggcaagatgcgGTTCTTCCCATATAAATCAATGTAAGTTCTGttagaattcaaaatcaatttgggTTACACAGTGAAGAGTACATagaagccatgtgtcaagggatTGAAGACTTAGATGTAGCCCAAATTGAGGCCTTGAACCAAATTCAGGAAGGGAAAATAGTTGTTGGCCGAGCTAATAACAAAAAGGTAAAGCTGAAGTCTTTCAAGGAATGAGATTTAGTATGGAAGGTAGTCCTCCCTCTAGGAGCTCCCCTTAGGGGCTTTGGgaaatggagcccgacatgggaatGTCCTTTCATTATTAGTCAAGTATTAGACAAGGGATGATACTACTTGGCGGACATCAAAAGAAATTGGCAAAAACATCCCATCAATGTCAAATTCTTAAAAAAGTATTGTCgtacattatgggatgttagggattgttatattgaagaagATGTAAGATAAAGCAGGCTTCAAGGTGCCGGGGTGCAGTGTTTGTTCATCAACCATTCAAGAAAACAGAAAGATAAAAGTtgttaaaatgattttttattcatttcaaCAAATTGGTGAAATTTACATCAGATTCAGCTCCAATGTGCTATGCTCGATTCCTTCTAGTTGCAGTGGTGTCTCGACCAGTTTTCTGGTGTCTTCATGGACAAAACCCGATCAGGTGATCAGGTTATGCAACCAAGATAAGCTTGGTAGAAGACCCTCAATGCGAACCTTCACCAGGTATGATGGTGAAGTCCGACTTATCGGGGCAACTACCAGGATGGTGATCCTTCGACCAAACTTGTAAAAGTTCAAACAAGCTCAGAACGAGGAAACCGCCTGACCAAAAATGTTGGGGATAACGAGGTgtttgaccaaaggtgttggagatagtagttatttgatgaaaatcctttttCTCACGTTTTAGGAAACTCCACGTGAGTCCTGAGGAACCCATTTCCCtagttttagaagaaaaaacGCCCGATGGAGATAAAGGGGAAGGTTGAAGATGATCTGTTGGCTGGGCATAAGAAGCTTTTGGCTTAAGTTATTTGTTCAAAAATGAAGATTTGAGCCGGAATTTATAAGAACATCAGAGGATAGCTCAAATGTGGTGGGAAGAGCAAGAAACGCGAGATTGCATTAATCCCGTCCAGAAGACATTAGTTCCGAGAGCAGGCGTACATGCGCATGCAGCTATTAaatcaatattggcgcctggaattccagcctgaatattaattgaagggggcactgtttgggttaaaactggaactttgggctcaaaatgAAGTTAGCCCAGAAGAAGGTATAGAAGGAAGGAAGCCCAAGGCTCAGCCGAAGCCCAGAAGGTGGAAGAAGCCCTTTTCCCGACTAAGTGCAGATCACTTgagccacttgctcacctacctagaagtcaagtggtgtagactagccagctaatcagcccaaaagtactttacaatggaagtacaagtaaaaagctgatgagtcactaccttTCAGCCGCATTTGGGCAAGATCGATGCTGCAGGCAGCCAAGCCAAATCATCTataaaaagggaaagagaaatcagagataaggacactcaatcaaacaaacaaatacacaaactctgctcaagctaGATTTGCATACGAAACTGTAGTCAGCACCAAGCCTTCATCATTTTCAggatcaaccttcaccaaaagcttttgtaaaagctctgctaccttgtctgaATCTTGTTGTAGTTTCGATTTCCTCATGTAAACTCATTTTCCAATCTCCCATTCTAGCACTCAAAccctttgtaaatcacaaagagaggaagttgcaagacgatcaaccttgcctgacaaggtgaaaccttgcccgaccctttTTGTTCAGTCATTTCATTCATAAatctagtaatatgatgtatacttccatctatatccaagttatttctagcaagtttATGATTAAAAGGCTTCATGGTTATTGGGTCTGGTCGGTTTAATGGTACCCAACCATGTAAAAAATAAAGTTGGAATCCGCACTCATAGCTtgaccagatctaagttctaacctTTCAGGCATACAAAATTTATCAATCAAAAGTCCTTGGtttcaaggcataaaaaagaactttatgtggacttaacccatccacaataattcttgataacaagaagtctgaagttacttggggcacaagtaatcaacctatttcttagttttacttctgttatattatgattgctATAGAACACTTCAGTATAGAattaattctgatgggaagcctcaaggcctatacttaaggccctacaaaggcacctatctgGGTTCGTTTTGCTCTTCGGGCTCGGGTGATTAAAGTATAACAGTTGTAAAACTTCTGCAACAATGAAACAACCACTATATGTTTGAGTACTTGGTTAAGTTTTGATTGCGagtctcaaggcctacacctaaggtcctacaaaggcacatttcatagCTAACTTGGTCTCTCGGGCATAtacaattaaactaaacatctgttttacatctgtcatgctaaagatggcagtggcatgcCTGAAAAcctaaagttaattttgattgtgagcctcaaggcctacacccaaggccccataaaggcacctttcagaattAACTCTATCCTTCTTTTACAACCGCCAATAAGTAGAAGCCCGACAGACaatatcaaccggcgccaacctcttggggagctgtgtgctcatcGCCCAGGAAACGTCCCCAAAGAAAATTCCTCCAGACGAACAGTGCCACTGGGGTTGCAACGAAAGGGGCTCCGGATCGTCGTGATGGGCGGGGCTGGATCTACCATTTGCTCAAGGTCGACCAGATCTACCATCTGGCTTGCTAAGATTTGAGCTCATCCGACATAACGTCATTGAGCCACTTCTGCTCGAGGTCGACCAGATTTACCATCTGGCTTGCCTTGCCTCCCATGTCCATCTTTTTTAAGCagagcttttttatttttctggggCTTCGACGGCGACGAGGGAGAAAATGTGGCTGGCACGGGGAGGGGGACCAAGTCTACCATCTGGCTTGCCCTGCCGCccctatattttattttattttccaaaaaTTAAACCGACAAATTCATCAAGAGCaagcaagaaaaataagaaatccGAGTTCACAACGCTTACGTGATGAGGACGTTGATGAGATCGGACGGCGAGGAAGGGGAGGGGCTGAGCTTGCAGAGGACGAAGACAACGAGATCGTCGAGCAGGCCGTCGATGAAATCTAACTTCGTGGTGGCGGTTGATCGGCGGAAGCTTCTAAGCTTTTTTCTTTGCAGCGTCGCCGCCTCCATGTttagctttcttcttcttttgcagaATCTTCACATAACTCAAACTCTATCTTTCCCTGTGCgtatggaagaagaagaaagcttttttttttttttttttttgtaattttgtaatgtttaatgtttaatttaatttaattttaatatattcGTGGAACCTTATTGATACGTAGTATTCAGTCATTGTCCTTGTGGATGTCACTTCATTAGTAAATGAGAGACTTAACAGTcaaactaacggatgtatgagactgtcccaaaattaacacttaaggtatgactctggaacgaaaaaaaacttcatgtaccaaatgttgaaaactatgAAACTTGAGGGTAATAAACTGAGATTTATCCAAAAATGAAATGTTAGTATAAAAGTTGCAATTGTTTACATGAAATGTTGTTTCTATTTTCAAGAGATAATAATGtcatttgattttaaagaatttttgtTATCTAAAATAACTTGTAagcttttgatgaaaaaaacAACTACTTGTAAAGGTTTACACTTCCGCCCACCCAAAGAAAAATGCCACCAGCTCTTCTCCAGTAGAAGAAGCTCATGACATGGCTTCCGTCATTTCCCAAATCCTTCCAGTATCTTTTCATGTTCCTGCATACCAAATCCTTCTATCTACTATTTAAGTTATAAAAGAAAACAGCGTACACATTTTCTATTAGCAGAAAAAACTTTTGTAATACTAAATAAATGTTAACACCTAAAACCTAATAATTTTCTATAACTTAGATGGATCGGCGGTGAATATATAACTCACGGATTT encodes:
- the LOC139195403 gene encoding uncharacterized protein yields the protein MAQEDIHKTAFRCPGHVRAYEYLVMPFGLKNAGATYQRAMNAIFHDLIGQNMEVYIDDIVVKSKTEEQHLTDLRQALTRMMTHKLKMNPKKCAFGVRAGNFLGFMVHQKGVEVDKNKSRAIMESPSPTNKVQLQRLLGKINFLRRFIANLAEKSIGSLLAQNNEGGKEQTMYYLSRILTEVETRYSPVERLCLALYFTARRIGKWILALSEFSFQYVPQRVVKGQSIADFLTEHQESQDEIINIQRTLEKAFGAEIVIINPQRVHQYYSFLLDYQGSTNNRAEYEALIIGLEILIDLGAMKVEVFSDSELVINQLNGEYKCRHITMAGYYLAAMQLLSYWDSNISVNYVPRGSNLAANEMAQVASGVPI